One stretch of Bradyrhizobium canariense DNA includes these proteins:
- the mtnA gene encoding S-methyl-5-thioribose-1-phosphate isomerase, whose translation MKVDGRHFRSIWLEPDGWSVGAIDQRLLPHEFVVARIESVEAAADAIRTMLVRGAPLIGATAAYGVALAMRSDASDAALDQACKLLIATRPTAINLKWALKEMQRALRPLPLSGRVEAAYARAGEIAEQDVAINKEIGQHGLALIEAIAAKKPGELVNILTHCNAGWLATVDWGTATAPIYLAHDRGIAVHVWVDETRPRNQGASLTAWELGHHGVPHTVIADNTGGHLMQHGMVDVAIVGTDRVTANGDVCNKIGTYLKALAAHDNRVPFYVALPSPTIDFSIDDGVRQIPIEQRATEEVATMTGRTADGRIETVRVVPEGSPIANYAFDVTPARLVTGLITERGVLKAERNALSCAFPDRASGY comes from the coding sequence ATGAAAGTCGACGGCCGGCATTTCCGCAGTATCTGGCTGGAGCCGGATGGCTGGTCCGTCGGCGCGATCGACCAAAGGCTGTTGCCGCATGAATTTGTCGTCGCGCGGATCGAGAGCGTAGAGGCTGCGGCCGACGCGATCCGCACCATGCTGGTGCGCGGCGCGCCGCTGATCGGGGCCACCGCCGCCTATGGCGTCGCTCTGGCGATGCGGAGCGACGCCTCCGATGCGGCGCTCGATCAGGCCTGCAAACTTCTGATCGCGACGCGGCCCACGGCGATCAATCTGAAATGGGCGCTTAAGGAGATGCAACGCGCGCTGCGGCCGCTGCCGCTCTCGGGGCGCGTTGAAGCGGCCTATGCGCGTGCCGGCGAGATCGCCGAACAGGATGTGGCGATCAACAAGGAAATCGGTCAGCACGGCCTGGCGCTGATCGAGGCGATCGCTGCGAAGAAACCGGGGGAGCTGGTCAACATATTGACGCACTGCAACGCCGGATGGCTCGCAACGGTGGACTGGGGAACGGCGACAGCGCCGATCTATCTCGCGCATGATCGCGGCATAGCGGTGCACGTTTGGGTTGATGAAACGCGACCTCGCAATCAAGGTGCATCGCTCACGGCTTGGGAACTCGGCCATCACGGCGTCCCGCACACGGTGATCGCAGACAACACCGGCGGTCATTTGATGCAACACGGCATGGTCGATGTTGCGATCGTCGGAACCGACCGGGTCACCGCCAATGGCGATGTCTGCAATAAAATCGGCACTTATTTGAAGGCGCTCGCGGCGCACGACAATCGCGTGCCGTTCTATGTGGCGCTGCCGTCGCCGACGATCGACTTTAGTATTGACGATGGCGTGCGCCAGATTCCCATCGAACAGCGCGCCACGGAAGAAGTTGCGACCATGACCGGGCGCACCGCCGATGGACGGATCGAGACCGTGCGCGTGGTTCCCGAGGGCTCGCCGATCGCCAATTACGCTTTCGACGTGACGCCGGCGAGGCTGGTGACCGGCTTGATCACCGAACGCGGTGTACTCAAGGCGGAGCGCAATGCACTCTCCTGTGCATTCCCGGACCGGGCCTCGGGTTACTGA
- a CDS encoding tripartite tricarboxylate transporter permease, protein MEAFGLLLHGFVVLMTWKIIALMMVGLVLGIFVGVLPGLGGPNGVAILLPLTFTMDPTSAIVMLSSIYWGALFGGAITSILFNIPGEAWSVATTFDGYPMAQQGRAAEALTAAFTSSFIGSLVAVLLITFLAPLISSFALKFGPPEFFAVYLLTFCSFVGLGREDKHKTVISMALGLLLAGVGMDTVSGQLRMTFGSNDLLRGINFLVAVIGLFGISEILLTMEERLALRGHAAKISLRVVLNVWKDLPKYWVTLLRSSFIGCWLGITPGGAIAASFMGYNLAKRFSKDPESFGKGRIEGVFAPETAAHASGTAALLPMLALGIPGSGTAAILLGGLMVWGLNPGPLLFVEHKDFVWGLIASMYLGNIVGLVLVLTTVPIFASILRVPFAAVAPMIVVSCAIGAYAIQNAMFDIWLMLGFGVVGYVFKKINIPLAPFTLALVLGSRAEDAFRLSMIGSGGDMRVFWSNGLVGSITTLSILLLFWPLIDKAFGSVGRLWRPVKTAG, encoded by the coding sequence ATGGAAGCTTTCGGGTTACTGCTGCACGGCTTCGTCGTGCTGATGACGTGGAAGATCATCGCGCTGATGATGGTCGGGCTGGTGCTCGGCATATTTGTCGGCGTGCTGCCGGGCCTCGGCGGGCCGAACGGCGTGGCTATCCTGCTGCCGCTGACCTTCACGATGGATCCGACTTCCGCGATCGTGATGCTGTCGAGCATCTATTGGGGTGCGCTGTTCGGCGGCGCGATTACCTCGATCCTGTTCAACATCCCGGGCGAGGCATGGTCGGTGGCGACCACCTTCGACGGTTATCCGATGGCGCAACAGGGCAGGGCGGCGGAAGCGCTGACAGCCGCGTTTACGTCCTCCTTTATCGGCTCGCTGGTTGCCGTGCTCCTGATCACCTTCTTGGCACCGCTGATCTCATCTTTCGCGCTGAAATTCGGACCGCCGGAATTCTTCGCGGTCTATCTCTTGACGTTCTGTTCGTTCGTCGGTCTCGGCCGCGAGGACAAGCACAAGACCGTCATCTCGATGGCGCTCGGTCTGCTGCTCGCCGGTGTTGGCATGGATACGGTGTCAGGCCAGTTGCGCATGACATTCGGCTCCAATGATCTGTTGCGCGGCATCAACTTCCTGGTTGCCGTGATCGGCCTGTTCGGGATCAGCGAGATCCTGCTGACGATGGAAGAGCGTCTGGCGCTGCGCGGGCACGCCGCCAAGATCAGCCTGCGCGTGGTGCTGAACGTCTGGAAGGACCTGCCGAAATACTGGGTGACGCTGCTGCGCTCGTCGTTCATCGGCTGCTGGCTCGGCATCACGCCCGGCGGCGCGATCGCCGCCTCGTTCATGGGCTACAATCTCGCCAAGCGGTTTTCCAAGGATCCCGAAAGTTTCGGCAAGGGCCGCATCGAGGGCGTGTTCGCGCCGGAAACCGCAGCCCATGCCTCCGGCACCGCAGCGCTGTTGCCGATGCTCGCGCTTGGCATTCCCGGCTCCGGCACCGCCGCGATCCTGTTGGGCGGCTTGATGGTGTGGGGGCTTAATCCCGGCCCGCTATTGTTCGTCGAGCACAAGGATTTCGTCTGGGGCCTGATCGCCTCGATGTATCTCGGCAATATCGTCGGCCTCGTGCTGGTGCTGACGACAGTGCCGATTTTCGCCTCGATCCTGCGGGTGCCGTTCGCGGCGGTGGCGCCGATGATCGTGGTGTCGTGCGCCATCGGCGCGTATGCGATCCAGAACGCGATGTTCGACATCTGGCTGATGCTGGGCTTCGGCGTCGTCGGCTATGTCTTCAAGAAGATCAACATTCCCTTGGCGCCATTCACCCTGGCGCTGGTGCTGGGCAGCCGCGCCGAGGATGCGTTCCGGCTATCGATGATCGGCTCCGGCGGCGATATGCGGGTATTCTGGTCGAACGGCCTGGTCGGCTCGATCACGACGCTGTCGATCCTCCTGTTGTTCTGGCCGCTCATCGACAAAGCGTTCGGCAGCGTCGGGCGGTTGTGGCGGCCGGTGAAAACCGCCGGTTAA
- a CDS encoding MFS transporter: MTEIVTGAGVALLADTGAVSPRKVFWATWFGWMLDGFDSSMYSYILVGALSELLPASGIEASRANIGLYGGLLFSIFMLGWACSMVWGWAADRYGRVRIMCWTVLVYSVFTALCGLSTGIIMFGLFRFVAGFGIGGEWAAGTPLLHESVPESSRVRLAGWLHTATPTGLFLAALVTLIGGSMLGWRGMFFLGILPALLIAYLRSNIPEPQRPRSSEATKPKFSALFAKGQARTTWAAASMMACIIFGLWSSNFWAPTVVITKLVATGATQAHALQMGAVAGLITNVGTLIGCLLMPWITGRLGSRRWTAVLFFVGSLLSVVVSYELAIERLNDLTLFLILLPILGFFTNGVFGLFTIWLPEMFPSALRGAGSGFSFSMGRVLGAAGPTLIGALAALTGSYPLAISLLSMIYIIGLPFIAMAPETANQPLAR, encoded by the coding sequence ATGACTGAGATTGTCACCGGGGCAGGCGTGGCGTTGCTCGCGGATACCGGGGCGGTTTCGCCCAGAAAAGTGTTCTGGGCCACGTGGTTCGGTTGGATGCTCGATGGCTTCGACTCCTCCATGTACAGCTACATCCTTGTCGGCGCGCTGAGCGAGCTGCTGCCGGCGAGCGGAATCGAAGCGAGCCGCGCCAATATCGGCCTTTACGGCGGCCTGCTGTTTTCGATCTTCATGCTCGGCTGGGCCTGTTCGATGGTCTGGGGCTGGGCGGCCGACCGCTACGGTCGCGTCCGGATCATGTGCTGGACGGTGCTGGTCTATTCGGTGTTCACGGCGTTGTGCGGCCTGTCGACCGGCATCATCATGTTCGGCCTATTCCGCTTCGTCGCCGGCTTCGGCATCGGCGGCGAGTGGGCGGCGGGTACGCCTTTGCTGCATGAATCCGTGCCCGAAAGCTCGCGCGTGCGTCTGGCCGGCTGGCTGCATACGGCGACGCCGACCGGATTGTTTCTGGCGGCGCTGGTCACGCTGATCGGCGGAAGCATGCTGGGCTGGCGCGGCATGTTCTTTCTCGGCATCCTGCCGGCGCTTTTGATTGCCTACCTGCGCAGCAACATTCCCGAGCCGCAACGCCCCAGATCGTCGGAGGCGACGAAGCCCAAGTTTTCGGCGCTGTTTGCGAAGGGGCAGGCGCGGACGACCTGGGCCGCGGCTTCGATGATGGCCTGCATCATCTTCGGCCTGTGGTCGTCGAATTTCTGGGCCCCCACCGTCGTCATCACCAAGCTTGTCGCGACTGGCGCCACGCAGGCTCACGCGCTGCAGATGGGTGCGGTGGCGGGTCTTATCACCAATGTCGGCACCTTGATCGGCTGTTTGCTGATGCCGTGGATCACCGGCCGGCTCGGCAGCCGGCGCTGGACCGCGGTGTTGTTCTTCGTGGGTTCGCTGCTGTCGGTGGTGGTGAGTTACGAGCTCGCCATCGAGCGCCTCAACGATCTCACCTTGTTCCTGATCCTGCTGCCGATCCTGGGATTCTTCACCAACGGCGTGTTCGGCCTGTTCACGATCTGGCTGCCGGAGATGTTTCCCTCCGCGCTGCGGGGAGCGGGCTCCGGCTTTTCTTTCAGCATGGGGCGCGTTCTCGGTGCGGCTGGTCCGACCTTGATCGGCGCGCTCGCCGCGTTGACGGGGAGCTACCCGCTCGCGATCTCGCTGTTGTCGATGATCTACATCATCGGCCTGCCGTTTATTGCGATGGCGCCGGAAACCGCCAATCAGCCGCTGGCGAGGTAG
- a CDS encoding CaiB/BaiF CoA transferase family protein, which produces MPIPHASQALSRFTVLDLTRVRSGPTCVRQLADWGANVIKIDALTEDTGEQLGGPRRGADFQNLHRNKRAMTLNLKDPRGLETFKRLVKKADVVVENFRPDVKTKLGIDYESVRKINPKIVYGSISGFGQDGPYHKRPGFDQIAQGMGGLMSITGAPGEGPMRVGIPVADLTAGLFCAMGILTALLERDVSGEGQWVQTSLLQAQIFMLDFQAARWLMDKDVAKQAGNDHPTSIPTGVFKTSDGYINIATTGGRIWERCAQTLGLPDLPKRPEYATAPERSKNRKALNAEINKVTATKSTDTWVKEFNAAGVPCGPIYSIDQMFDDEQVKHLGIAQHVPNDENRHIQLVGQPFTLSRTPSKMVARPPEFGEQTEDVLTEFGFSAGEIAELRQAKVV; this is translated from the coding sequence ATGCCCATCCCGCACGCCTCGCAGGCCCTGTCCCGTTTCACCGTGCTCGACCTCACCCGCGTCCGTTCGGGGCCGACCTGCGTGCGTCAGCTTGCGGACTGGGGCGCCAATGTCATCAAGATCGACGCCCTGACGGAAGATACTGGCGAGCAGCTCGGCGGGCCGCGCCGGGGCGCGGATTTCCAGAACCTGCACCGCAACAAGCGGGCGATGACGCTTAATCTCAAGGATCCCAGGGGCCTCGAGACGTTCAAGCGGCTGGTGAAAAAGGCCGACGTGGTGGTCGAGAATTTCCGGCCCGACGTCAAGACGAAGCTCGGCATCGACTATGAGAGCGTGCGCAAGATCAACCCGAAGATCGTCTATGGCAGCATCTCCGGCTTTGGCCAGGATGGCCCCTATCACAAGCGTCCGGGCTTCGATCAGATCGCACAGGGCATGGGCGGCCTGATGTCGATCACCGGTGCCCCCGGCGAGGGCCCGATGCGGGTCGGCATTCCCGTGGCCGATCTTACCGCCGGGCTGTTCTGCGCCATGGGCATCCTGACGGCCCTGCTGGAGCGCGACGTCTCCGGCGAAGGCCAGTGGGTACAGACCTCACTGCTGCAGGCCCAGATCTTCATGCTGGATTTCCAGGCCGCCCGCTGGCTGATGGACAAAGATGTCGCCAAGCAGGCCGGCAACGACCATCCGACCAGCATTCCCACTGGCGTGTTCAAGACCTCCGACGGCTATATCAACATCGCGACCACGGGCGGGCGGATCTGGGAACGCTGCGCACAGACCCTCGGCCTGCCCGACCTGCCGAAGCGCCCGGAATATGCCACCGCGCCCGAGCGCTCAAAGAACCGGAAGGCGCTCAACGCCGAGATCAACAAGGTCACCGCCACCAAGTCGACCGACACCTGGGTCAAGGAATTCAACGCCGCCGGCGTGCCCTGCGGCCCGATTTATTCGATCGACCAGATGTTCGACGACGAACAGGTCAAGCATCTCGGAATCGCACAGCACGTGCCCAACGACGAGAACCGTCACATCCAGCTGGTCGGCCAGCCCTTCACGCTGTCGCGCACCCCCAGCAAAATGGTGGCACGGCCGCCGGAGTTCGGCGAGCAGACCGAGGACGTGCTCACCGAGTTCGGTTTCAGCGCCGGCGAGATCGCGGAATTGCGGCAGGCTAAAGTGGTTTAA
- a CDS encoding S-methyl-5'-thioadenosine phosphorylase — protein sequence MTKAVLGIIGGSGIYDLPGLENVRDEAVQSPWGEPSAPLRHGTIAGLPIVFLPRHDKGHRLSPSDINYRANIDVLKRAGVTDLISLSACGSFKEELPPGTFVLVDQFVDRTHKRESSFFGRGCVAHVSMAHPVSPRLRIHLAAAAEAEGLAFARGGTYICIEGPQFSSLAESLTYKSHGYSVIGMTNMPEAKLAREAEICYASVAMVTDFDCWHPDHDAVTVQDIIRVLNSNAEKAKTLVARLATDFPREHEPCPIGSDRALDTALITAPEARDPELLKKLDAVAGRVLRT from the coding sequence ATGACAAAGGCCGTGCTCGGCATCATCGGCGGCTCCGGCATTTACGACCTGCCGGGACTGGAAAATGTCCGTGACGAGGCGGTTCAAAGCCCGTGGGGCGAGCCGTCTGCGCCGCTGCGTCACGGCACGATCGCCGGATTGCCGATCGTGTTTCTGCCACGGCACGACAAGGGACACCGGCTGTCGCCCTCCGACATCAACTACCGCGCCAATATCGACGTGCTGAAACGGGCAGGAGTCACGGATCTCATTTCGCTGTCGGCCTGCGGCTCCTTCAAGGAAGAGTTGCCGCCCGGCACCTTCGTGCTGGTCGACCAGTTCGTCGATCGCACCCACAAGCGCGAGAGCTCGTTCTTCGGCAGGGGATGCGTGGCGCATGTTTCCATGGCCCATCCGGTATCGCCGCGGCTGCGGATTCATCTGGCTGCGGCGGCCGAGGCGGAGGGTCTCGCGTTCGCGCGTGGCGGCACTTACATCTGCATCGAAGGTCCGCAGTTTTCTAGCCTTGCCGAAAGCCTGACCTATAAATCGCACGGCTATTCGGTGATCGGAATGACCAACATGCCGGAAGCAAAACTCGCCCGCGAGGCGGAGATCTGTTACGCCAGCGTGGCGATGGTCACCGATTTCGATTGCTGGCATCCCGATCATGACGCGGTCACGGTCCAGGACATCATTCGCGTGCTGAACTCGAATGCCGAGAAGGCAAAAACGCTGGTCGCGCGTCTCGCCACCGATTTTCCGCGTGAGCATGAGCCGTGCCCGATCGGCTCGGACCGCGCGCTTGACACCGCGCTGATCACCGCGCCGGAAGCGCGCGATCCGGAACTGTTGAAGAAGCTCGACGCGGTGGCGGGCAGAGTGCTGCGAACATGA
- a CDS encoding tripartite tricarboxylate transporter TctB family protein, translated as MSNSEIEIVVDDPTAPEADSPAVTDTRVVEAVVCLLLVGLAVLLGYDNWRTGIGWDSTGPQAGYFPFYLSVILGVASLYGFLVTLLKRKEAAETFVTRAQLRRVMAVFVPTLLFCLATQYLGLYVASFFLIAGFMRLIGKIALWKSLLTAFIFTALMFVTFDIAFDVIMPKGPLEAAFGY; from the coding sequence ATGTCCAATTCCGAAATTGAAATCGTCGTCGACGATCCGACCGCGCCGGAGGCCGACTCGCCGGCCGTTACCGATACCCGCGTCGTCGAGGCGGTGGTCTGCCTGCTGCTCGTCGGGCTCGCGGTACTGCTTGGATATGACAACTGGCGCACCGGAATCGGATGGGATTCGACCGGCCCGCAGGCGGGTTATTTTCCGTTCTATCTGTCGGTCATTCTCGGCGTCGCCAGTCTGTACGGCTTCCTCGTCACGCTCCTGAAGCGCAAGGAAGCTGCCGAGACTTTCGTCACGCGCGCGCAGCTTCGCCGGGTGATGGCGGTGTTCGTGCCGACGCTCTTGTTCTGTCTCGCAACTCAGTATCTCGGGCTCTATGTCGCGAGCTTTTTCTTGATTGCGGGCTTCATGCGGCTGATCGGAAAGATCGCGCTGTGGAAATCGCTGCTGACCGCTTTCATCTTCACCGCGCTGATGTTCGTGACGTTCGACATCGCCTTTGACGTCATCATGCCCAAGGGACCGCTGGAAGCGGCCTTCGGCTACTGA
- a CDS encoding alpha/beta fold hydrolase, with amino-acid sequence MRNLILAAAAGLITVGSAGAQQLSSTSATTTYHTLQVDGLNLFYREAGPKDAPTLLLLHGFPSSSRMFETLIPLLADRYHLVAPDYPGFGLSDAPPPSQYAYTFDHIASTVDHFTEALGLKSYSLFLQDYGGPVGFRIATAHPDRVKAIVIQNAVASEDGLGQAWDERKAYWRDREANEQKVISNFLSLATTKLRHVGTSPNVDRYDPSSWNDEFAHLSQARQRRIQADLFFDYQTNVASYPKWQAWMREHQPPMLVVWGKYDPSFAVGGAAAYQRDVPKAEVHILDAGHFALDEKLDDIASLMRAFLGRQQLGQK; translated from the coding sequence ATGAGAAACCTGATCCTGGCGGCTGCAGCGGGTCTGATCACTGTCGGGAGCGCAGGAGCCCAACAATTGTCCTCGACATCAGCAACGACGACCTATCACACCCTTCAGGTCGATGGCCTGAACCTGTTTTATCGCGAGGCCGGACCGAAGGACGCTCCGACGCTGCTGCTTCTTCACGGATTCCCGTCGTCTTCGCGCATGTTCGAGACGCTGATCCCGCTGCTGGCGGATCGCTACCATCTGGTCGCGCCCGATTATCCAGGGTTTGGGCTGAGTGACGCGCCGCCGCCGTCTCAGTACGCCTACACCTTCGATCATATCGCCAGCACCGTTGATCACTTCACCGAAGCGCTCGGACTGAAAAGCTACAGCCTGTTTCTTCAGGATTATGGCGGTCCGGTTGGCTTCCGAATCGCGACGGCTCACCCCGACCGGGTCAAGGCGATCGTGATCCAAAATGCCGTCGCCAGCGAAGACGGATTGGGGCAGGCGTGGGACGAACGCAAAGCCTATTGGCGAGATCGTGAGGCCAACGAGCAAAAGGTGATTTCAAATTTCCTCTCGCTCGCAACCACCAAGCTGCGCCATGTGGGCACTAGCCCGAATGTGGATCGTTACGATCCGAGCAGCTGGAACGATGAGTTTGCCCATCTCTCCCAGGCCAGACAAAGGCGGATACAGGCTGATCTCTTCTTCGACTATCAGACCAACGTGGCGTCCTACCCGAAATGGCAAGCCTGGATGCGCGAACATCAACCGCCGATGCTCGTGGTTTGGGGCAAATATGATCCTTCATTCGCAGTCGGAGGCGCGGCCGCCTATCAGCGCGACGTGCCGAAAGCGGAGGTGCATATTCTGGACGCGGGGCACTTCGCGCTCGATGAGAAACTCGACGATATCGCCTCGCTGATGCGCGCCTTTCTTGGCCGTCAGCAATTGGGACAGAAGTGA
- a CDS encoding quinone oxidoreductase family protein, translating to MKAAIVQGAGQAPIYGDFAEPVPSSGENRITVTAAAISHVVKSRASGNHYSSSGQFPFVVGIDGVGRLDDGRRVYFVLPKAPHGSMAERTVVSSRQCLALPDELDDVTAAAIANPGMSSWAAYKERAKLKAGESVLVNGATGTAGRLAVQIAKHLGAKKVIATARNAEALKSLAALGADVTIPLVEDGAALEDAFKEQFADGVDVVIDYLWGQSAERLLIAGAKAGADAVPIRFVQIGSASGSDITLPSAALRSSAIELMGSGLGSVPRDRFVRCISELLQATIPGGFEIAATSVPLSEVEQAWPKDDSTRRTVFTVGVHNS from the coding sequence ATGAAAGCCGCGATCGTTCAGGGAGCCGGGCAGGCGCCCATCTATGGGGATTTTGCAGAGCCGGTGCCGTCCTCTGGCGAAAACCGCATCACGGTTACGGCTGCTGCCATCAGCCATGTCGTCAAGAGCCGGGCCTCCGGCAATCACTACAGCTCCTCGGGGCAGTTTCCCTTTGTGGTCGGCATAGACGGCGTCGGACGGCTCGACGACGGGCGCCGGGTCTATTTCGTCCTGCCCAAAGCGCCTCACGGCAGCATGGCGGAGCGAACCGTTGTGTCTTCGAGGCAGTGCCTGGCACTGCCTGATGAACTGGACGATGTGACGGCCGCAGCGATTGCCAATCCCGGCATGTCGTCTTGGGCGGCTTACAAGGAACGCGCCAAGCTCAAGGCCGGAGAAAGCGTACTGGTCAATGGCGCGACCGGCACCGCAGGCCGTCTCGCCGTCCAAATCGCAAAGCATCTCGGAGCGAAGAAAGTCATTGCGACCGCCCGCAATGCCGAGGCCCTAAAATCGCTCGCAGCACTCGGGGCCGATGTGACGATACCTCTCGTCGAGGATGGAGCAGCGTTGGAAGACGCCTTCAAGGAGCAATTTGCTGATGGTGTGGATGTTGTGATCGACTATTTGTGGGGCCAGAGCGCCGAACGACTTTTGATTGCCGGTGCCAAGGCGGGAGCCGATGCTGTGCCGATCCGCTTCGTCCAGATCGGGTCTGCGAGCGGGTCGGACATAACGCTGCCGAGTGCCGCGCTACGCTCGTCGGCGATCGAGTTGATGGGGAGCGGTCTAGGCAGCGTTCCGCGCGACCGTTTCGTCCGATGCATCAGCGAACTGCTCCAGGCGACTATACCCGGCGGCTTTGAAATTGCGGCTACATCCGTTCCGCTGTCAGAAGTCGAACAGGCATGGCCCAAGGACGACAGCACCCGGCGCACCGTGTTCACCGTGGGTGTGCATAATTCTTGA
- a CDS encoding LysR family transcriptional regulator produces the protein MDRLEAMSILIHAAEAGSLSKASRLLGLPLATVSRKVSELEAHLNTSLLTRSAKGLTPTPAGRSFLANARIILDQLNEAERAAAGEYIAPKGELVITAPVVFGRLHVLPVVTDFLSAYPEVDVSLVLTDRVTHLVDDRVDLAVRIGDLPDSSLTASRVGSVRRVVCASPSYFAERGHPVSPDELVRHTGISHGGLSAPSVWRFEANGVEVATEIRSRLSVNTVEAAIDAAVAGVGLARPLSYQIVERIRQGTLALTLEAFRLTPSPVQLLYNGQSRLPLKLRAFLDFVAPRLRQRLTEAEL, from the coding sequence GTGGACCGTCTTGAAGCCATGTCGATCCTGATTCACGCAGCGGAGGCTGGCAGCCTTTCCAAGGCCAGCCGGCTGCTTGGCCTGCCCCTGGCTACGGTCAGCCGGAAAGTTTCCGAACTGGAAGCGCATCTCAACACAAGCCTTCTCACCCGTTCCGCAAAAGGCCTGACGCCCACCCCTGCCGGACGGTCCTTTCTCGCCAACGCCAGGATCATTCTCGATCAATTGAACGAGGCTGAGCGCGCGGCCGCGGGCGAATACATCGCCCCGAAGGGAGAACTTGTGATAACGGCGCCGGTCGTTTTCGGTCGTCTGCACGTGTTGCCGGTGGTAACGGACTTTCTGAGTGCATATCCCGAGGTCGACGTCAGCCTGGTGCTGACCGACCGGGTGACACACCTTGTCGATGACCGCGTGGACCTCGCGGTGCGGATCGGCGACCTCCCCGACAGCAGTTTGACCGCCAGCCGTGTCGGATCCGTGCGCCGGGTCGTTTGCGCCAGCCCTTCCTACTTCGCCGAACGCGGCCACCCCGTGTCTCCGGACGAACTCGTCCGTCACACCGGCATCTCCCATGGCGGTCTCTCCGCCCCGAGTGTCTGGCGCTTCGAAGCGAACGGCGTCGAAGTCGCCACCGAGATACGCTCACGGCTGAGCGTCAATACCGTGGAGGCCGCGATTGACGCGGCGGTCGCTGGCGTGGGCCTGGCGCGTCCACTTTCGTACCAAATCGTTGAACGGATTCGCCAAGGCACGCTTGCCCTGACGCTTGAAGCGTTCAGGCTAACCCCTTCGCCGGTGCAGCTATTGTATAACGGCCAGTCGCGCTTGCCGCTGAAGCTGCGGGCGTTCCTTGACTTTGTTGCGCCCCGTCTGCGCCAGCGGCTGACGGAAGCCGAACTTTGA
- a CDS encoding class II aldolase/adducin family protein has translation MNDHDKRQSIIDACLRMNQLGINQGTSGNISLRHDEGMLITPTSVPYEAMQPEQIVYMGLDGSLAPDARPSSEWRFHLDILKARPEVNAVVHAHPPYATILAIMGLEIPPVHYMIACAGGDTIRCAPYATYGTQELSQYAVKALEDRLACLLAHHGMIAVGPSLSKAMWLAVEVETLARQYHGCLQIGTPPLLSKAEIKNVLGRIAGYGPAAE, from the coding sequence ATGAATGACCACGACAAGCGCCAATCCATCATCGATGCCTGTCTGCGCATGAACCAGCTGGGCATCAATCAGGGCACCTCAGGCAATATCAGCCTGCGCCACGACGAGGGGATGCTGATCACGCCGACCAGCGTGCCCTACGAGGCGATGCAGCCGGAGCAGATCGTTTACATGGGCCTCGACGGCTCGTTAGCGCCCGACGCACGACCATCGAGCGAATGGCGCTTTCATCTCGATATTCTGAAAGCCCGGCCCGAAGTGAACGCCGTGGTCCACGCGCATCCGCCCTACGCGACGATCCTGGCGATCATGGGCCTGGAGATTCCGCCGGTTCACTACATGATCGCCTGCGCCGGCGGCGATACCATCCGATGCGCGCCCTATGCGACCTACGGCACGCAGGAACTCTCGCAGTATGCCGTCAAAGCGCTTGAGGACAGGCTCGCCTGTCTGCTGGCGCATCACGGCATGATTGCCGTCGGGCCATCGCTTTCAAAGGCGATGTGGCTCGCGGTCGAAGTCGAAACACTGGCGCGGCAGTATCACGGCTGCCTGCAAATCGGAACGCCGCCGCTGCTGTCCAAGGCCGAGATCAAAAACGTTCTCGGCCGGATCGCGGGATATGGTCCTGCCGCGGAATGA
- a CDS encoding MarR family winged helix-turn-helix transcriptional regulator has product MPSRKNVQNTHIGDQLRQLHGAVLDIVSVINRPQRDEALIKEAGIPLDRALFPLLVGIERFGPIGVVELADRVGRDYTTVSRQVAKLESLGLAERQASAADRRVREAVVTPKGKAMTDLVDAARERIGRTIFETWEVRDVDELVRLMRKFADAVKDGPPSNA; this is encoded by the coding sequence ATGCCGTCAAGAAAGAATGTGCAAAATACACATATTGGCGACCAGCTTCGCCAGCTTCACGGGGCAGTCCTTGATATTGTCAGCGTGATAAACCGGCCGCAGCGTGACGAGGCGCTGATCAAGGAGGCCGGGATTCCGCTCGATCGGGCGCTGTTCCCGCTCCTCGTTGGAATCGAGCGGTTCGGGCCGATCGGCGTGGTGGAGCTGGCCGACCGCGTCGGGCGCGACTACACCACCGTCAGCCGTCAAGTTGCAAAGCTGGAAAGCCTCGGTCTGGCGGAGCGTCAAGCAAGCGCTGCCGATCGCCGCGTGCGCGAGGCCGTCGTTACCCCGAAAGGCAAAGCGATGACTGACCTTGTCGACGCTGCGCGCGAAAGGATCGGCCGCACCATCTTCGAGACGTGGGAGGTTCGCGACGTCGACGAGTTGGTACGACTGATGCGGAAATTTGCGGATGCTGTGAAGGACGGACCGCCGAGTAACGCATAA